A part of Candidatus Dependentiae bacterium genomic DNA contains:
- a CDS encoding 50S ribosomal protein L10: MNRNQKGVTIESLRESVKQSEGAILVNYQGMTVEKLQKLRTQLRQEGAVMKVAKARLMVRAIDGLADSEGFKSFLKNQVGLVFAKSNTPGVAKKLVDFAKDEQGFAVVSGLFEHKVWDKAGVEALAAIPSREVLLTQLANVLQAPIAGLARVLDKTAQKLAESK; encoded by the coding sequence ATGAATCGTAATCAAAAAGGGGTGACCATTGAGTCTTTGCGTGAAAGCGTAAAGCAGTCAGAGGGCGCTATTCTTGTTAATTATCAAGGTATGACAGTTGAAAAACTTCAAAAATTAAGAACCCAGTTGCGTCAAGAGGGTGCGGTAATGAAAGTTGCCAAGGCTCGTTTGATGGTCCGGGCTATTGATGGTCTTGCTGATAGTGAAGGATTTAAGTCTTTCTTGAAAAATCAAGTTGGTCTTGTCTTTGCGAAAAGCAACACCCCGGGAGTTGCAAAAAAATTAGTTGATTTTGCAAAAGATGAACAGGGCTTTGCGGTTGTTTCAGGCTTGTTTGAGCACAAAGTTTGGGATAAGGCTGGGGTTGAGGCGCTTGCCGCTATTCCGTCGCGGGAAGTATTGCTTACTCAGTTGGCAAATGTCTTGCAAGCTCCTATTGCTGGACTTGCTAGAGTTCTTGATAAGACAGCTCAAAAGCTTGCTGAATCAAAGTAG
- a CDS encoding 50S ribosomal protein L7/L12 yields the protein MTPNAILEGIKGLKVTELAELVKAIETEFGVSAAAAVISAGPAAAAAPVAAEKTEFKVVLKSGGSEKLKVVKALRAVCPDLGLKEASEAYSNTPFVVREAASKDDAEKMKKALEEAGAQVELS from the coding sequence ATGACACCTAACGCAATCCTTGAAGGTATTAAAGGTTTAAAAGTTACAGAATTGGCAGAATTGGTTAAGGCAATTGAAACAGAATTTGGTGTTTCTGCTGCTGCTGCTGTTATAAGCGCAGGACCTGCTGCTGCAGCTGCTCCTGTTGCTGCAGAGAAAACTGAATTTAAGGTTGTTCTTAAATCTGGTGGTTCAGAAAAATTAAAAGTAGTTAAGGCTCTTCGTGCTGTTTGTCCTGATTTGGGCTTGAAAGAAGCGAGCGAAGCGTATTCAAACACTCCGTTTGTTGTTCGTGAAGCTGCTTCAAAAGATGATGCTGAGAAAATGAAAAAAGCTCTTGAAGAGGCTGGTGCTCAGGTTGAGCTTTCATAA